The Sebastes umbrosus isolate fSebUmb1 chromosome 4, fSebUmb1.pri, whole genome shotgun sequence genome has a window encoding:
- the ric3b gene encoding protein RIC-3b, with product MRSDIKQRASPLPHREPLRSSSFLSSLRQVTGLPVRMAMSTFQKVTLATCLVLCVALLLPKMLLSRSGRNDAAERPEGSGRFPPMMHRQAAPEGRSQRAAASGFNRAQNSEAVVRTKGAGTGAGTGGKSNLAGQIIPVYGFGILLYILYILFKITSKGNNKPTESRFPSVRSENMKRKITDFELSQLQDKLRATELVMENIVSNAHHSPDRVKGVTADQEESLLQQLTEITRVMQEGQLVENMEPEKKDQEEDWEGSADYPEEPQQQWEHSRCSCHHGQQTETEAERSQADGADLDNLPEDVAGGGEAAEEPNKEREPDLTAAGEEDVEPESDAGVNERADDVCERKEPAGKIDLGVPAEDLAGVLEDLELTLKMTSVMEQEKMEDLTRTTETDTSCGTVRRRNKRRRAKKASH from the exons ATGAGAAGCGACATCAAGCAGCGAGCATCACCTCTTCCTCACCGTGAACCCCTCAGATCATCATCGTTTCTTTCCTCCCTCAGACAGGTGACCGGTTTACCTGTCCGCATGGCGATGTCAACGTTCCAGAAGGTGACGCTCGCGACGTGTCTCGTGCTGTGCGTCGCGCTGCTGCTTCCTAAGATGCTGCTGTCTCGCTCCGGGAGGAATGATGCTGCTGAGCGGCCGGAGG GCTCCGGTCGCTTCCCTCCGATGATGCACCGCCAGGCGGCCCCGGAGGGTCGAAGCCAGAGGGCTGCAGCCTCCGGCTTCAACAGAGCCCAAAACTCCGAGGCCGTAGTCAGGACCAAGGGAGCAGGAACGGGAGCCGGAACGGGGGGCAAGTCCAACCTGGCGGGACAGATCATCCCCGTGTACGGCTTCGGGATCTTACTCTACATCCTCTACATACTGTTTAAG ATCACATCGAAGGGGAACAACAAGCCAACAGAGAGCCGCTTTCCTTCGGTTCGGTCAGAGAACATGAAGAGAAAGATCA CTGACTTTGAGTTGTCTCAGCTGCAGGACAAACTGAGGGCAACAGAGTTGGTGATGGAGAACATTGTTTCCAACGCCCACCACAGTCCTGACAG GGTGAAGGGGGTGACGGCGGACCAGGAGGAGAGTCTCCTGCAGCAGCTGACGGAGATAACTCGGGTGATGCAGGAGGGCCAGCTGGTGGAAAACATGGAGCCAGAGAAGAAGGACCAGGAGGAGGACTGGGAAG GTTCTGCAGATTATCCTGAGGAGCCTCAGCAGCAGTGGGAACATTCCCGCTGCTCCTGTCACCACGGTCAGCAGACGGAGACGGAGGCTGAGAGGTCACAAGCTGATGGAGCCGACCTGGACAACCTTCCCGAGGACGTTGCAGGTGGAGGAGAGGCTGCTGAGGAGCcgaataaagagagagaaccTGATTTGACAGCAGCAGGTGAAGAGGATGTAGAGCCAGAGAGCGATGCAGGTGTGAACGAGAGGGCGGACGACGTGTGTGAACGCAAAGAGCCAGCGGGTAAAATCGACCTGGGTGTCCCAGCGGAGGACCTGGCCGGAGTCCTGGAGGACCTGGAGCTCACGCTGAAGATGACGTCCGTGATGGAgcaggagaagatggaggatcTCACCAGGACGACGGAGACGGACACTTCCTGCGGCACCGTGAGACGGAGGAACAAGAGGAGGAGAGCGAAGAAAGCCTCGCACTAA
- the LOC119486447 gene encoding rhombotin-1-like, whose translation MVLDKEESVSLVSLQSREKPRGCAGCNGKIRDRFMLQALDRYWHEDCLKCACCDCRLGRVGSTLYTRANLILCRRDYLRLFGVTGNCAACSKLIPAFEMVMRARDNVYHLDCFACQLCRQRFCVGDKFFLKNNMILCQLDYEGGHLNGSAERQPQ comes from the exons ATGGTGCTGGACAAGGAGGAGA GTGTGTCCCTCGTGTCCCTCCAGTCCAGAGAGAAGCCGAGGGGCTGTGCCGGCTGCAACGGGAAGATCCGGGACCGCTTCATGCTGCAGGCGTTGGACAGGTACTGGCACGAAGACTGTCTCAAGTGTGCCTGCTGTGACTGCCGCCTGGGCAGGGTGGGCTCCACCCTCTACACCCGGGCCAACCTCATCCTCTGTCGCAGGGACTACCTGAG GCTCTTTGGGGTGACGGGGAACTGTGCAGCCTGCAGTAAGCTGATCCCTGCCTTTGAGATGGTGATGAGAGCCAGAGACAACGTCTACCATTTAGACTGCTTCGCCTGTCAGCTCTGCCGCCAGAG ATTTTGCGTGGGAGACAAGTTTTTCCTCAAGAACAACATGATCCTGTGCCAGCTGGACTACGAAGGAGGCCATCTTAATGGCAGCGCAGAGAGGCAGCCTCAATAA
- the psma1 gene encoding proteasome subunit alpha type-1 — MFRNQYDNDVTVWSPQGRIHQIEYAMEAVKQGSATVGLKSKTHAVLVALKRAQSELAAHQKKILHVDNHIGISIAGLTADARLLCNFMRQECLDSRFVFDRPLPASRLVSLIGSKTQIPTQRYGRRPYGVGLLIAGFDDMGPHIFQTCPSANYFDCKAMSIGARSQSARTYLERCMEKFSDCNLNDLVQHGLRALRETLPAEQDLTTKNVSIGIVGKDMEFVIYDDDDVAPFLEGLEERPQRKVAQPADEPAAVAAPEVPDEPMEH, encoded by the exons tTCCGCAACCAGTACGACAACGACGTGACAGTATGGAGCCCGCAG GGCCGTATCCATCAGATCGAGTATGCCATGGAGGCAGTGAAGCAAGGCTCTGCAACTGTAGGACTCAAATCCAAAACCCATGCAGTCCTGGTTGCACTAAAG AGAGCCCAGTCTGAACTGGCTGCCCACCAGAAgaagatcctccatgtcgacaaCCACATCGGCATCTCCATTGCTGGACTGACTGCTGATGCCAGACTGCTCTG TAACTTCATGCGTCAGGAGTGCTTGGACTCAAGATTTGTCTTCGACAGGCCCCTTCCAGCATCACGGCTCGTCTCTCTTATTGGCAGCA AAACTCAAATCCCAACACAGAGGTATGGAAGGAGGCCCTATGGTGTTGGACTCCTCATTGCTGGCTTTGAT GACATGGGACCTCACATCTTCCAGACCTGCCCGTCAGCCAACTACTTTGATTGCAAAGCCATGTCCATCGGAGCGCGCTCTCAGTCTGCACGTACCTACCTGGAGAGATGCATGGAGAAATTCTCCGACT GTAATCTGAATGATCTGGTCCAGCACGGCCTCCGTGCTCTCAGAGAAACCCTCCCCGCCGAGCAGGACCTCACCACCAAG AATGTTTCCATCGGCATTGTGGGTAAGGACATGGAGTTCGTCATTTATGACGATGATGATGTCGCCCCGTTCCTGGAGGGACTGGAGGAGAGGCCACAGAGAAAG GTCGCCCAGCCTGCAGATGAACCCGCCGCCGTAGCTGCACCAGAGGTACCTGATGAGCCAATGGAGCACTGA